The region ATACGAAGTCTAACATCGAAAAAGGTTTTTCATGGCATAATTCTTGTGACATATAATTCACATTTTATTAGTTATAAATCTGTGGTCAAACTTTTGCTTAAAATAAGAGGGGCCTAATAAAACCCGGACGGAAGGAGAATCAAACAACGCATTAAATAGCCATCCTATGTATTGCAATCATGGTCAAACATCAAGTGGTGCTAAAATAAGCGTTAGTTCTTCCCAATTTAAGTGCCCAAGAGCTACCCGGTCAAACCcttcttacccaagtcacttgtCTTTGCCTTATATGCGTACCCACCCATACGTTGCCACTATGATATGCTTTGAGctagctttttttttcttttttttcgaaaaggggaaatccccggcctctgcatcagaaagatgcatacggccacatttatataaaaataaataagtTCAACAAAGTCTAGTGGTCTGCTCGAAAAAGAGCTGGCTCACAAAGAGCAATAAaagcaaaaaaaggcccaaaagccacaaccggtTGGCAAAATAATAGGTAAACTAgtcacctatcctattacatgaccgacatccaaaccggttgaagatatcccgtgctaccatcctggcctccatcggagtgagtaaggaccacatacggattagcgcagtagcccggaataaaacctgcaaaaaatgaatagttgttgttctgttaaaagccaaatcatttctgcagttccaaattgcccatgaCAACGCACACACTCCTACTCGAatttgtctagctgtttcggactctatcccaaccagccacgttccaaataacgacctGACCGAATGCGGAGGAGGAATGTTAAAGGCAACTTGCACCGAACGCCATAAGACCTTttccaacgggcaatcaaagaagaggtgcttgatattttcatcccgatcacagaaactacacctaataGATCCTGTCCAGTTTCGCTTAACCAGATTATCTTTTGTTAAGATAActcgtttatgtacaaaccacataaacactttgattttcagaggaaccttaactttccaaacatgtttggatgtAGGAATCACACTCGAATTGATGACATCAATATACATCGACTTGACTGTGAATTCCCCAGatctagtaagcttccaacacaacttCTCGGGTTGATGCGTAAGCTGAACGTCCATCAGCCTACGCACCAGATGAAGCCAGTCTTCCCACCGGTCTTCAacaagcaccctcctaaactgaatattCAGGGGAGTGGACTGCAAACTCGTTGCAACCAGAGCATCACGACGCTGTACAATACGATAAAGCGAAGGATACTGAAGCGCCAACGGCGCATCCCCcaaccaagtatcctcccagaagcgagtATTGTTGCCATCACCAATAATAAACTTTGTTCTGTTAAAGAAAGTGGCTTTGACTCTTACTATCCCTTTTCAAAAAGGCGAATCAGTCGGTCTGACTGTCACCTGCGACAAAGTCTTAGAGTGGAGGTACTTGTTACGCAAAATCTGTGCCCAAGTAGCATCAATCTCAGCTGCTAACTTAAATagccacttactgagaagacatctgttcttgacctcaagattttcaatacctagacccccttggtccttcggTCGGCAGATGACGTCCCATTTGGCTAAACGGTACTTTCTCTTAAGTTCATCACTTTGCCAGAAGAAACGGgaccgatagaagtccagcctttttcTAACTCCAACTGGTACTTCAAAAAAGGACAGAAGGAACATAGGCaagctcgtgagcaccgaattaataagaatcaaccggcctccatacgacatgagtttgcccttccagtaactcagtttcttctcaaaccgatcctcgatatACTTTCATTCACTGTtagtcagcttacgatggtgaatggggatACCTAGGTAATTGAACGGGAGTGCTCCCAattcacacccaaacaattgctTATATGCATCATGttcctctttggctctaccaaaacagaacaacccacttttatggaagttaatcttcagACCGGTCAATTGCTCAAACAGGCAcagcaccagcttcatatttctcgctttggccaagtcatgctccataaagatgatcgtatcatcCGCGTACTGTaggatggacacaccaccatcaactagatgaggcaccaaacCACCTACCTGgccggcctcctttgccctacctatcagGATTGCCAACATGTCAACGACGATGTTGAATAAAATAGGAGACATTGAATCACCTTGTCTCACgcccttatgtgtctggaaataatgaccgatatcgtcattcactttaattccaacactccctttttgcgtgaaggatTCGACTTGTCGTCTCCAAACTTCATCGAAACCCTTCATGCGTAGtgcctgttgaaggaaaggccatttgactttgtcgtacgctttctcgaaatccaccttgaaaacaacgCCATCAAGTTTCTTTgtgtgaatctcatggagcgtttcatgcaagacaacaaccccttcaaggatgttcctgtctggcatgaaagcagtctgagtaggctgcaccacagtatgtgcaatctgtgtgagcctattcgtcccgaccttggtaaaatttttgaaactaacattgagaagaCAGATAGGCCGGAATTGCTCAATCCGCACTGCCTCTGTCTTCTTGGGAAGTAACGTTTTCGTTCCAAAATTCAGCTGAAAAAGGTGAAGCTGGCCGGAGAATAAATCATTGAACAAAGGCAATAGATCTCCTTTAATAATGTGCCAACACTTCTTGTAAAACTCTGCCGGAAAACCATCCGGGCCAAGAGCCTTATTATTCTTCATCTGGAAGATGACCTCAAACACCTTATTATTGCTTTGAGCTAGCTTTATTCTTCGTTATTCTTCGCTAGCTCCATCCAAAGGCTACCTCAAGGATGAAGCCGTCCAGCATGCGCGCCGTGCAGTATAGCGGCTACGGTGGCGGTGCCGCGGCCCTTAAGGTGAGCTTTTGTGCTAGCTGTCCTGTCTTGTTTATGTCTTGGTGAACTTCAGAGCGCATGATTTTGGTAGCTTTGACTGGAGCCATGCAGTTTCATGCTAACTTCGTTTGTTCCAAGAGGTCTGTAGCTTCAAATGGAGCGTAAAACGTCTTGATGAATATTGAGTTTGTTGATCTGGAGCCAAACTACCATTTGAATGTGGAAAGGGAAATGTAGTTAGAGGTTCTCAATCAACAGCCATATCTTAGCACATAGGGCCTCTGAATGTAAGTTGACTTCTCGTATTAGGTACAACGTGCGGTGCATTTACTCCTTGAACAGACAGAACTGCAAGGAGcttactttttttcttttcttttgtgcaCTTAGGTAGTAGGCACTTTCTCCGTTTAGATTTATTAGGTCCCTCTTATTTTGAACTaaaatttgaccataaatttaactaaaaatACATACGatatgtcacaaaaattatacTTTGTGGAACCTCTTTCAAATACAAATTCAACCGTATACATTTTATGCATGTACTTTCTATTTTGTTAGTCGTATAATGATCAAACTTTGACCCAAGTAATGAGGGGCCAATAAACCCGAACGTAGGGAGTAATATTCTGCAAGTTCAAGTACTTAGCACATTGCAGTTAAGTTTGGCCGGTGAAGTTATCtcatagaagaaaaaaaagaatttTAATTTGTGATGATTTTGGAGTAAAATGTTTAAAATAACAACACATCGACTTGGTTTTACTTCAATACGTGGATATCCCAGTTCCTTCACCGAAGAAAGATGAAGTTCTCATAAAAGTTGAAGCAGCAAGCATAAATCCAGCGGATTGGAAGATCCAGAAAGGGATGCTCTGTCCTTTTATTCCTAAATTCCCGTTTATTCCAGGTACTCACGCATAACATATCTCTTGTACACCAGGCTTTGTCTTGTGATGATAATATTTCCCATGGAGTTGATTGCAATTTGCAAGGAATGCTTCGGATAGAAATTCATAACTGGTAATTGGATGCAATGATAGAGATATGTAAAAAAATATATAAAGTGAAAGATATATCACATCCGACCTTTGCTTAGTACATCATAAGATAGGTCTATGTTATATATATCTTTGAGGAAAAACATAGGACTCTATTGCTTATTTTTATTAATTTAGGAAAAATACAAGAGTGAAGACTTGAAACAAAACAAATCAGGGAAGGAAGAGAAAAAAAGTCAATACGAGCTAAAATTACATTACAAGAACATAAAAGCAAGGATCAATTATCTAAAAGAGTTGACCCACGTTTCAAAATACAGGTACTCATTGGTATATAGAGTAGTATATTGTTTTTTTAGATGGAAAGAGTAGTATATTGTTTTGTCACTTTTTGTTTGCGGGGTATATAatactaaacgctcttatattatggaacggagagagtactgtaTTGTTACTGTCAATGCCAATCTAAGCACTCCTTTTTGCTAATGAAACAGTAACCGACGTTGCTGGAGAGATTGTTGAGGCTGGTTCTGCGGTTCAAGAGTTGAAAGTTGGTGACAAAGTTGTGTCCAAATTAGTCTTTTGGGTAATTCGAAAAGCCCTGATTTGAACAATTCAGTTTATGTCTCATTTATATACACACCATTCATGACAGAAGAAGTTTAATTACAGAAAGCTGGTGGCCTCGCCGAGTATGTTGCAGCATCCGAGAGCATCACCGTCACCCGACCCGCCGGTGTATCCGCTGAGGATGCCGCAGGGCTGCCCATCGCCGGCCTCACTGCTCTGCAGGCCCTGAAGGCCATTGGCACAAAGTTCGACGGCACATGCCGCGGCAGCAACATCCTGATCACCGCGGCATCGGGCGGCATCGGCACGTACGCCGTCCAGCTCGCCAAGCTCGGGAACCACAACGTCACCGCCACCTGCGGTGCGCGCAACCTGGAGGCCGTCATGAACATCGgcgccgacgaggtgctggactacAAGACCCCGGAAGGCGCGGCACTGAGCAATTCTTCGGGCAAGAAGTACGACTACATCGTCAACACCACGACTGATGGCAAGTGGTCGGCCTTCAAGCCGGCCCTCAACTGCCCTGGCAGAGTCGTTGACATAGCCTCCAACTTTTGGAATTTTGTCGCATCAATCCTGACGTTTTTCTCCAAGAAGAAGCTGTCCATCGTGATCGAATCCATGGGGAAGGAGGACCTGAGGTTTCTGCttgagctggtgaaggaagggaagCTCAAGACGGTTGTCGACTCACGCCATCCATTCGAGAAGGCAGCGGCCGCGTGGGAGAAGAGCATGAGCGGGCACGCCACAGGAAAGGTCATAGTTGTGATGTGAGCTTCATGCATATATGTACACTTTTACTGTAAATTTCTGCTGTTATGTTCGTCAAGTGCTTGATTGGTCTCGTTTGGTCGTGTAATTCATAAGCAAATCAAACATCTAGTGTTTTTCATTTGCAGGAAGAGATATTTACCATGAAGTGAGTATAAATATTATGACCACTATTTTTTAAACAATATAGAGATTCCTATGATTTTTTTTTGCGGGCCTATGATTTTATTACCGAGGCCAACAGATTACACAAGTTGAAGAAGTGTCAAAAGCAAATGAATCACTTCATCTGGAACAAAGGTATAGGACATGGCTACAATAATATCCTCTACGAAACATTTTCCCAAAAAATGGACTTGCAATGGTGCTACACAATTACATGGGACATAGTACATGAAAGCAACTTTATGTTCACCATCAAAAACCGCGGGTGGCCATGTATGACCTGTTGTTACTCCTTGGCAGGAGCCGGTGCCTCATCTTTCGTTCACATCACCGTGGTTGGATGCAGCCTCTGATTTGCTCCCACCGTTCACGAGTGAGTTTTCTCTCTAGCCTTTATCAGGGCATATGATGCCCAATTTTTTGATGCTTCGAACACCGATTGATGATATTTTTTCTAGAGTGAGAACTTGTGATGATGTCTTTGAGGCCATCCAATCCTGACAGATACATATATACACCATCTCTGACCAGAAGGTGATGTGTTTGAGGCAACTGCTCATGGCATGTTCTTCAATGGTTGGAGCCGGCAACTTATCCATCCGTCTTCAAGCACATAATGTCGCTAACTCTTTTGTCCGAGCTAGGTGGCTATGTGACGAATTGATCCGCCATTATTGATATGGTCGAATAGGATGTGCTTGAATGCATGGTTAGTTTGTGCAATATACCTTCTAGATTGAGTATACCTTCATCGACTAAATTAGGCATGGCTGGCCTGTTTAGTGTACGCCATCTCCTCttgaaggtgttggttttgaagatTAAGATTGTAAGTTGCTTCCATGGGTATTTTTGGTCTAACCATTACTAGTTGGACCGACTATCGTTCTTTGGCAGCATTATAGCTGTTTGTTGTAACTTCCGTTCTCATAGTGAGGATTGTTTTCACCAATCCACATCTTGTACTCCAACAATAATAAATTATGTTATATACATCATAGCTGCAAA is a window of Triticum dicoccoides isolate Atlit2015 ecotype Zavitan chromosome 2B, WEW_v2.0, whole genome shotgun sequence DNA encoding:
- the LOC119367796 gene encoding chloroplast envelope quinone oxidoreductase homolog, producing MKPSSMRAVQYSGYGGGAAALKYVDIPVPSPKKDEVLIKVEAASINPADWKIQKGMLCPFIPKFPFIPVTDVAGEIVEAGSAVQELKVGDKVVSKLVFWKAGGLAEYVAASESITVTRPAGVSAEDAAGLPIAGLTALQALKAIGTKFDGTCRGSNILITAASGGIGTYAVQLAKLGNHNVTATCGARNLEAVMNIGADEVLDYKTPEGAALSNSSGKKYDYIVNTTTDGKWSAFKPALNCPGRVVDIASNFWNFVASILTFFSKKKLSIVIESMGKEDLRFLLELVKEGKLKTVVDSRHPFEKAAAAWEKSMSGHATGKVIVVM